Genomic window (Williamwhitmania sp.):
CTATTAATTTGCGAAACTCTTGCTAATCCATTTAATGCTGTGGCCGTACGTAATTTTTCCTCACTGATTAGCAGGTAAAGTTTTTCAGCAATTTCTTTTACTGACGGAGGATTAGATAAGAAAAGAAGATCTTTCCCATCTTCAAAATAGCACCCAATATTTTCCTTCCCAGTGCAAATTACCGGTACTCCAGCAAGCATAGCCTCCAAAATAACCAATGGGAAATACTCACTATTGGAGGGTAACACAAAGACATCGGCGCTGTAATAAAGTGAACTTCGCTGGTCGCTTTCTACTCCGCCAATGTAGCTCACCCGTCCTTCCAACTTCAGCAACTTGGTTAAAGCAAAAATTTTCTGTGGAATGGAGGGGTCGGGGGAATACCCAGCAATGGTTAGTTTCAAATCTGGAAACTTATTAGCAACCAAAGCAAAAGCTTCTATCAACTTAAAAAAACCCTTATGAGGATAGAGGTTTGATAAGAAAAGAATATTGATTGCCTTCTCTCTGATTGGTCTTTGAATGGGCTCAAAGTCAACTGTATTGGGAAATGAAAACAAATTTTCCGGATTCAGTCCCAACGGAATCAACTCTCGCTCAACAAGCTGTGGCGATAGATGAACAACCTTACACCCTCTAAAAAGATTTTTATAAACAAACCTGTTTAACCTAGTTGGTTTTACGCGATGAAGGCCTGGTCGGTGCAAATGAACTACTGGAACTGCACCAAAAATTCGAATAAGAAAAAGATACAGACCATCCCTAAAAAGAATTGGTCCAAAAGGAACCATCGAGAAGTAAACAATTCTTGGCCGATAAGTAATGAGTTCAAACAGTAGTTGAAAGAAAATTCCAAATGCCTTAAAGACCTTGATTATAGAGAAATGTTGCAGCTGCGAAAGTTTGGTAGAAAAATATAGCGGAATAACTCGCTTTTCAAACCCTTCGTTTACAACCTCGCTGTCGAATACCATCCTGTTCATTTCACTTGCCCCATGAACAGGTGGTGGAAGTTGAACAAGGTAAAGAATACGAGGCTTAACCATTTGCTAAAGCCTGATTGATTTCATTTTAAATCCGCGCTCTTTTAGGCCTTCCAGCACTCGCGGTAATGCATAGCGCAAATTCTTCTCTGCCTTTTTTGAATCATGAAACACAATGATGGAGCCAGGTCGAACCACCTTAAGAACATTCTTCACACAACCCTTACCCGAAAGTGTCCAGCTGTAGTCCCGACTCAGCACATCCCAAAGAATGAACTTGTATCGTTCCTTAAGAACATGAACCTGAGAGGTTTTAATTCGTCCATAGGGCGGGCGAAACAGGTTGGTTGAAATGAGCGATTCTGCCAAATCAATGTCATGTACATACTCAGCCGAATCGGTTCCCCACCCCTTTATATGACTGTAACTGTGATTCCCAACTGCATGTCCTCTTGCAAGAAGTTGCTCAAATACCTCCGGATGCATCTCCACATTTTTTCCTAGGCAAAAGAAGGTGGCTTTTGCATCGTACTTGTCCAACTCATCCAGAACCCAAGGGGTAATTTCCGGAATTGGACCATCGTCAAAAGTGAGAAATACCGAGTCGGTCTCCCCTGGGAAACTCCATATAAACTCAGGAAATATTCGCTTAATCCATCCCGGTGGTCGAAAATACGCCATGGCTTCGATTGATTTCTACTTCAACATTTTTATTTGTCTGCAATCTTCTCTTTGGTATTCCTCTGCAAAGAAACTGCTTTTTTTAAAACCATGGAAGCATCCTGCAAATCAAACTTCACGTACGGCTGCATGGCTGGAATAATGGTGTGGTAATATTCAATTTCATGCTTTTTTCTTGCAATTAAACTATCAATAATTTGGTTTCCACAAACCAAATTGCCAGCATTATGGTAGCTCGAAGCAAACGATAGGGCTACATCGTTCCACTCAAGACACCTATCGCCAAAGTAGCTGCGGCAACTGTCGAGCACAGTATTGGCCGTATCAAACTTTCTTTTGGCAATCAGCGTATCGGCCAATTGGCCGTACACGTCAAAGTAGTAATGGATAAAGTGTCGACATGTTTCGTCCATATACCCTGTTGCACCACCTCTAAAGCTACTATTCACAATTAAGTTATGGTAAGACTTTTCTATATCTGTTTTCCCAAAGAGGTTTTCATCTGTAGGATTCAATCGCAAAACGAGACCCTCATTGACGGCAATGCTAGTTAAGTTAAGAGTGGAAGCGGAAGGTACAGATGCAGCAAAGTAAATTGGCCGCCGGTGTCCGTTAGCCGCGATAATGTCGAGCAAAGCCAAATCCCAACTCCGCAGATAGCTGCGGGAAATAGATACCTCCTTTGTGCTATTTCTTGTTCCATGCACACTATCGTAAAGAGGGAGATAAAATGATTTTGCTCTAAGAACGAGTGGTACGGAATTATTACTAGTATCTGTATTTCGAGAGAGGTCAAATCCATCACGAACAAGGCTATCGAGCGGTATAGGAGTTGAAAATCCAGAAACTATGGGGAAAAGTTGAGACAGGCTGTGCTGGTAAAAATCGTTACTACCATTAAGCTGAATGCTGGCGGATGAATTTACAGCGAGCTGGAGTTGACCCAGCTCCCACCCTGTCCTTAAGTAGTTTAAGTTTACAACTCGCACGTCAGTTCTGTACCCTTCAGCCTCTTGTAGATACCAGAGCGGAAAGGTGTCGTTGTCACCATAAGTAAAAAGAATGGCATTAGGAGCACAAGCCGACAGGTAGTCGTGTGCAAGCTGCCTTGCAAAAAAACGATGTGCCCTGCTATGGTCGTTAAAATTCTGAGCCAGCATCCATCCTGGAACCGCCATAAGAATTATAGCCAAAACAGCAATTGCCATGCCTTTTGACTTGCAAAGTCTACTAACTACTGAAGCAATATAGCCGGTTCCCACACCAATCCAAATGGCCCATGCATAAAAGGAACCAACATAGGCATAATCTCTCTCTCGTGCTTGATAGGGAGTCTGATTTAAAAACAAAGCAATGGCGATTCCTGTGAGTAAAAACAGCAATAGAATGGGCCAGAAGTGTCTGCTCCCAGCAACAGATTGAACTACTAGACCCAAAACACCAAGTAAAAGTGGAAGCATAAAATAGACATTACGTCCCTTGTTGTTCACAAGGTTTGAAGGCATCATTTTTGAATCACCCTCTCTAATAGCATCAATAGCATGAATACCAGTAATCCATCCTCCTTGTAAAATACCTCCATATCCCTGAATATCGTTCTGCCTTCCCACAAAATTCCATAAAAAATACCGAACGTACATATACCCAAGTTGGTAGTTCACCAAGAACTTTAAGTTGTAGAAAAAACTTGGTGGTATTGACTTTCCAGCAGAATCCACCAACTCATTAGATGGGATTGATGCCCAACTTTGGTAAGCCGCTTGATGGTCTCCCGTTGTGCTATACATTCTAGGAAAAACTGTGTAGAAGTGAGGATTGTAAATCACCCTTCCTGAAGAATAACCAACACTATACTTACCCTTGCTAAAGATGTAATGTTTACTGCCGATTACAACTTTTTCAACTGGAGCGTTGAAGGTGGTGCCATAAAAAAGTGGCGAGTCGCCGTATTGGTCCCTATCAACATAGTTCCAAAGTGCAATAATATTGTTTGGATTACCCGTATTTAAGGGAACATTCGCAGAGGCTCTTATAGGCACGATGGCATACACCGAAAGACCAATAATGTAAAGCAAGGTGGATGTCAGAAAGGCCTCATATGTTGAATTTTTAGAACGTTTAGCCCTATAAATAGCAAATACCAATCCACAAAAAATAAGGGCATAACAAAAAAATACACCGCTCCACTTAAATAAGCCAAATGTGTTCACAAAAAGCAGCTCTGTAAGCCATCCAAATTTAAATAATAGGTAAGGGATTAAGGTAAAGGCAAGCAAAAACAGACCTCCTCCTACCAATGCACCCTTTACCACATTTTTAAAGTTTAGCTTATAGTTGACCAGCCAAGCAATTAAAACAACCGAAGGGATAACAAGTAGATTAAGCTGGTGAACACCAGCACTCAGTCCAAGCAATAGCGCAATCAGGTAAATCAATCGCCCACGGCTACTGGCCGATCGACTCTCAGAAAGGAGCAAAGCCAAATAAAAGGTAAGTGCAGTAAAGAATATTGAAAGGGCATAGACCTCCCCCTCAACTGCAGAAAACCAAAAGGAGTCGGTAACGGCAAAGCAAAATGCACCAACAATGCTTGCGCCATGAATAACGATTAGTGATGAATCTTTACGAGGCCTTATTACCTTTTTTTGCAGTATCTTAACAAGGGTTAGATAGAGCAGCATTACTGTCAGCGCAGAGGCAACTGCTGAAAGAATATTAACTGCAATAGCTGCATGGTTTCCCCCAAACAAGATTACGAAAAGGCGTCCGAGCAAGGCGTGCAATGGAGCTCCAGGTGGATGGCTCACCTCCAACTTTGCTGCACAACCAATAAACTCGCCACAGTCCCAAAAACTCACACTTGGCTCTAACGTGATAAGATATAGTGCCAATGAAGTGCTAAATACGAAGGTTGAAATTGCTGTCTGCCAACGATTACGAAACATGCTGCCAATGGTTGGGAAAAATTTCAATAACGTGTAAAGGTAAAACAATTGGTTGTATATTGGCCGCAAATTGAAGCCCACATGAACCTTCGTTGTTATCGCTTGCTGGCAATATGCATTGCACTACTTATTGCTTTTATTAACCCTATATCAATTAGTGCACAAGAATCTAATCTTGTCAACTCATCCGATTCAGGAAAAATTTTCTTTGAAATTCGATCTCTCGGTTTTTTTCAGAATTATGAATACTTCAACCAAATAAAGGAGGGTGAAACGTTGCCCGGTATTTGGCTGCAGCCTACGATTAGCTATCGACCGTTTGACGGATTGAATTTCAGAGCAGGCATACACATGCTGAACTACTCTGGCAGGGACACCTTGGCAAAAGTTCAGCCCCTATTTTCCATAGAAACGGCTCTTTACCCCGGTGCTAAAGTAATTCTCGGAAGTTTTTACTTTCAGGACCACCACCGATTAGAAATTCCTCTTTATCGAGACAACTTCTACTTTAAAAAACCAGTGGAGAACGGCGTTCAGGTTAGGATAGATAGGAAAAAGTTTTGGGCTGATATTTGGATTTCGTGGGAATCGTTTATTCTTCCACGCGATCCTTTCCAAGAGCGATTATTTGCGGGGCAGTCCATTCAAACCAAACTGTTTTCGTCCAACAATTTCCAAATCACACTACCTTTTCAGCAAACCTTTGCCCACAGAGGCGGTCAGGATATTACTATTGACACCACCTTAATGACCCTTTACAACGTTGCATCCGGCCTAACATTTAATTACAAAAATGCTGGTTTAACGGCAATGCTCATGGGCTACAAAGATCTTTCGCATCAAAAGCAGCAGGCATACAAACAGGGTAGCGCCTTGTGGTTGAAGTTTTTCTATAATGCCAAAGTCTTTCAGTTTACGGGCGGTTACTGGAAGGCGCATCAGTTTATGTCACCAAAGGGGGAAGAGCTGCTGATGTCGGCACTTACAGAAACCAACTCCATAAAATATCCAAATGTTGAAGTTTTTTTTGGTAGCATGAACATAACCAAAGAGTTAAAAAACGTGGGGTCGTTGGTGTTTTCATCCGGCTGTTTTAAAAACACCCGCTTAAGTAACCTCGATTACTACTATGGCCTCAGCATTCACATCAATCAGGAGTTTTTTCTGGGAAGAGTGAGAGCCTCTGAGTTGGTTACTAAATAGCGCCAAGGAACAGATCTCCAGTATTCTCCTGCGTAATCGACCCCAATTCTTGGCCCAACCTCAAAGGTTACCTTTTCGCCTTTTTCAAACCAAAGTCGTGAGGAGGCGGTTATATCCTCACCATAAAAATCACCCTTTATGTTTAGCATTTTTGTGAGCCGACCTGGACCACTGCAGTCGTGCAATCCACGAATAAGGACGGCTTGCGGATTATCCTTTTCACCAGTAACAATATTTAAAAGCCAATGCATTCCATAAACCAAGTAAACATAAACTAAACCGCCCTCCTCAAACATAACAGAGGTTCTTGGTGTTTTGCCCTTGCTGGCATGGCAAGCCAGATCCTCAACGCCCCTATAGAGTTCAAGTTCCGTAACGATGTGACGGCTCTCCGCTCCATCACCCCATTTGCGAACAAGAATAGAGCCAATTAAGTCGGGGCCAACAGCCAGAACATCCCGTCTGAAAAAATCACTGTTTAATCTTGTCATCGTCAGGTACCGCAGGGAGATGAGTATTAATGGCAAGAATAAGCATGGAGTAGAAAAAGGCCACGAACGACACACCGATATGAACCTCCAAAGTGTCTTCGTCGAGCATAGATACTATGGCAATAAGGATAAATGCATTGGCCAACAAATCATTCCATGCTTTATTTTT
Coding sequences:
- a CDS encoding glycosyltransferase family 4 protein, which translates into the protein MVKPRILYLVQLPPPVHGASEMNRMVFDSEVVNEGFEKRVIPLYFSTKLSQLQHFSIIKVFKAFGIFFQLLFELITYRPRIVYFSMVPFGPILFRDGLYLFLIRIFGAVPVVHLHRPGLHRVKPTRLNRFVYKNLFRGCKVVHLSPQLVERELIPLGLNPENLFSFPNTVDFEPIQRPIREKAINILFLSNLYPHKGFFKLIEAFALVANKFPDLKLTIAGYSPDPSIPQKIFALTKLLKLEGRVSYIGGVESDQRSSLYYSADVFVLPSNSEYFPLVILEAMLAGVPVICTGKENIGCYFEDGKDLLFLSNPPSVKEIAEKLYLLISEEKLRTATALNGLARVSQINRTCFSLIRTLFVDCTI
- a CDS encoding polysaccharide deacetylase family protein; the encoded protein is MAYFRPPGWIKRIFPEFIWSFPGETDSVFLTFDDGPIPEITPWVLDELDKYDAKATFFCLGKNVEMHPEVFEQLLARGHAVGNHSYSHIKGWGTDSAEYVHDIDLAESLISTNLFRPPYGRIKTSQVHVLKERYKFILWDVLSRDYSWTLSGKGCVKNVLKVVRPGSIIVFHDSKKAEKNLRYALPRVLEGLKERGFKMKSIRL
- a CDS encoding DUF2723 domain-containing protein; translation: MFRNRWQTAISTFVFSTSLALYLITLEPSVSFWDCGEFIGCAAKLEVSHPPGAPLHALLGRLFVILFGGNHAAIAVNILSAVASALTVMLLYLTLVKILQKKVIRPRKDSSLIVIHGASIVGAFCFAVTDSFWFSAVEGEVYALSIFFTALTFYLALLLSESRSASSRGRLIYLIALLLGLSAGVHQLNLLVIPSVVLIAWLVNYKLNFKNVVKGALVGGGLFLLAFTLIPYLLFKFGWLTELLFVNTFGLFKWSGVFFCYALIFCGLVFAIYRAKRSKNSTYEAFLTSTLLYIIGLSVYAIVPIRASANVPLNTGNPNNIIALWNYVDRDQYGDSPLFYGTTFNAPVEKVVIGSKHYIFSKGKYSVGYSSGRVIYNPHFYTVFPRMYSTTGDHQAAYQSWASIPSNELVDSAGKSIPPSFFYNLKFLVNYQLGYMYVRYFLWNFVGRQNDIQGYGGILQGGWITGIHAIDAIREGDSKMMPSNLVNNKGRNVYFMLPLLLGVLGLVVQSVAGSRHFWPILLLFLLTGIAIALFLNQTPYQARERDYAYVGSFYAWAIWIGVGTGYIASVVSRLCKSKGMAIAVLAIILMAVPGWMLAQNFNDHSRAHRFFARQLAHDYLSACAPNAILFTYGDNDTFPLWYLQEAEGYRTDVRVVNLNYLRTGWELGQLQLAVNSSASIQLNGSNDFYQHSLSQLFPIVSGFSTPIPLDSLVRDGFDLSRNTDTSNNSVPLVLRAKSFYLPLYDSVHGTRNSTKEVSISRSYLRSWDLALLDIIAANGHRRPIYFAASVPSASTLNLTSIAVNEGLVLRLNPTDENLFGKTDIEKSYHNLIVNSSFRGGATGYMDETCRHFIHYYFDVYGQLADTLIAKRKFDTANTVLDSCRSYFGDRCLEWNDVALSFASSYHNAGNLVCGNQIIDSLIARKKHEIEYYHTIIPAMQPYVKFDLQDASMVLKKAVSLQRNTKEKIADK
- a CDS encoding DNA-3-methyladenine glycosylase, with protein sequence MTRLNSDFFRRDVLAVGPDLIGSILVRKWGDGAESRHIVTELELYRGVEDLACHASKGKTPRTSVMFEEGGLVYVYLVYGMHWLLNIVTGEKDNPQAVLIRGLHDCSGPGRLTKMLNIKGDFYGEDITASSRLWFEKGEKVTFEVGPRIGVDYAGEYWRSVPWRYLVTNSEALTLPRKNS